The window CAAATTGAACCCTAACAGACTACAGGCAGCAGCAGCGATCGCGCGTTTACTCGCCAGCTCATCCCCGCACAACTGCACAATCGGTAAAGCCTGTACATCCGATGCCTGCCGCCAGGTTGCGGCTAACTGCTCAGCTAGCTGCCGCTGCGACTCGATCAGAGAACTCGGAACGCGCACCGACTCCACAATCCCCATCAACCGCTCATCCAGATGCGGAACCCCCGCCAGATAGTGCAAGATTCGCTCGTCCAGCCGTAAAGGCGCAGTCGTGAGAGCAGTGCTAGTCCCCAATTCAATCAGCCGCCACCGCCGCAGGGGGGCAGCCGGAGTCAGGGCATTCCAACACGGTTCTCGCAACACCGCCAAAGCCAAACTCAAGGTAGGATAATTTTTTTTGGAGTCACCCTGAGCCTCTGCACACAAAGAAGCCCAATTGCTATCTAAATCCATCCCAGCGCACAGCAGCAGTACATCCCGCTCAAACAACGACAAGCCAAAGGTCGTACAGACTTGATCTAATGCTGGAGCCGATGAGACAGGAGCAGAGGTTGAAAAATTCTCCGTGTCTCCCTCTCCCTTAACTTTGGCCTTTAATGCCTCACGCACCTCAGCCAGTGCTGTCATTAAAGACTGCTGGTTCGCTTCGTGCCAATTGTTCTTGGTGTTACCCTTCATGGGATGACTACGGTAGGGCCAATATATTGTTCAAAGGTCGGACTATTGGAGTTGGTATCCACATTCAGTAAACTTTCGGCACCGTCCACCTGTACACGCACGAGATACTCTCCAGGTTTTACATCATAGAGGGAAAATGTGATTGAGTTAGTGTCCTCTGTTCGGGGTAAGGCATCAAAGAGATAAGCGGCGGGTTTTGTAATGGAGCGTTCGTTAAGCAGCAATACCACTCGCTGCGTTTTTGCGATCGGCAGATCAATTTCCACCGTCACTTGAGCGGTACGTAAGTCATCGGCAGTCTCGTCTAAGTTTGAGAGGCTGGTGTCCCGAACAGTCGGGCGCACTACAAAAGCGGCTACATTCGATTCAATGCCGCGTATCTCCTGGGAAGGGACTCTCGCATTACGTCCCATCGGTGTAACGGTTGGTCTAGGATGAATCACCTGTAAGCTTTGCACACCCGCTCGTAACGAACCCTGAGGCAGCAAGGAAAGGGGTAAGACGATTTGGTTTGTACTGACTTGCTGGGGCGTTATTTTCACCCCACCAATACTTAAAAGTGTGATGTTACTCTGCAACCGCTGACCTTGGATAATTAATGTACTATCCGCCAAAATCGGCTGAAGCCTCCCCGCCTGAGGGATGACTTGTTCGATCTGGGGCTGATTCGGCGCGGCAAAAAATCGGCGTTCGCGCACGGGTAAGGCTCTTTGAGGGATATCGTCGCTTTCAATCAAGACAACCCTGGCCTCGTAAGCCACGGATAGAGAGTGCGGCGTCTGCAAAAACACAGACCATAAATTAGATAACTCATCCATCGAAAGGGATAAGGGGATTAATTTTACCGTCTCCACCTGATCTGCCAGGTTAGAATCCGCTAGGTAACTATAGGTGGAGTCGGCTACTGTGTCCTCAATAACTTCCCGTGTCAAGACGGAACGAGCATGGAACGTGCGAACAACACTACCCATCAGGCGTTGGGGTTCCAACTCATTTTCATTACCATAACAACTAATTAGGTAGTGCAGGTCTAGTGCCACTAACGGGCGCTTGAGGAATTCTCGATCTGAGTTACGGGTGCGTAGATCCGCATTGCCCCAAGCCGGATTGTGAGCAACGTTGTACAGATAAAGGTTAACCCCGGTTTCTGGCGTACCACTCCCGACACTATCGGGGCGAACGGTTGTTACCCTTGCGCCATCTACGTCTACCTGTACAGTTGCCTGCAAGGTTCTTTGCAAGGTTGCGGTTACTGTGGCGATCGCCAAATAATTACTCATGGCTGTTCGGGGTTCAGGAGGAAAGATGAAGCCGCGCTGTTGAAACCGATTTAGGCGAGTGATTGGCTGGTTGAACCGACCCACTTCCTCGCCGGACTTCTTTCAGGGTAAGGATTTTCGTCATAGTGTTCCAATATCACAGGACGTGCCATTAAGCACAAACCAAACCCAGTTTTAAGGCTTTGACAATGGCCTGAGTCCGGCTGGTGACTTTTAGTTTTTCAAAGATGGCAGTTAGATGAGCTTTAACGGTAGCAACGGTAATGTAAAGATGTTCAGCGATTTGTTCGTTAGACGCTCCCTGGACTAACCAGTGTAAGACTTCCCGCTCCCGTTCGGTTAAGTGAATGGATTCACAAGCCTGAAGCGAACGTCCCGAATAGAAGTGAAACAGTCGGAAAAAGTGCGTAGCAACTTCTGGAGCCAGATAGATTTCATGAT is drawn from Microcoleus sp. AS-A8 and contains these coding sequences:
- a CDS encoding DUF4255 domain-containing protein, with protein sequence MGRFNQPITRLNRFQQRGFIFPPEPRTAMSNYLAIATVTATLQRTLQATVQVDVDGARVTTVRPDSVGSGTPETGVNLYLYNVAHNPAWGNADLRTRNSDREFLKRPLVALDLHYLISCYGNENELEPQRLMGSVVRTFHARSVLTREVIEDTVADSTYSYLADSNLADQVETVKLIPLSLSMDELSNLWSVFLQTPHSLSVAYEARVVLIESDDIPQRALPVRERRFFAAPNQPQIEQVIPQAGRLQPILADSTLIIQGQRLQSNITLLSIGGVKITPQQVSTNQIVLPLSLLPQGSLRAGVQSLQVIHPRPTVTPMGRNARVPSQEIRGIESNVAAFVVRPTVRDTSLSNLDETADDLRTAQVTVEIDLPIAKTQRVVLLLNERSITKPAAYLFDALPRTEDTNSITFSLYDVKPGEYLVRVQVDGAESLLNVDTNSNSPTFEQYIGPTVVIP